The bacterium genomic sequence CGCCATCTCAAGCGTGGCGGCAAAGTGTGGATTCGCGTGTTCCCGGACAAGCCCGTCACGGAAAAGCCCGCTGAAACCCGCATGGGTAAAGGCAAAGGCACACCGGAATACTGGGTGGCGGTGATCAAGCCGGGACGGATTCTGTTCGAGATCGGCGGCGTGGCCAAGGACGTGGCGCAGGAAGCGATGCGGCTGGCGGCACACAAGCTTCCGATCAAGACCCGTTTTGTGAGCGCCAGCGAGTTTGGCGAGTAAGGTCCCTTTTTCCCTTTTTCATTTCGTAAACGAACAGGCCGCAGGCTCATGAAAAGGTATGAGTTGAAAGAATTGACCCCGGCGGATTTGGAACGCCGGCTCAAAGATCTGATGGAAGAGTATCAAAATTTCCGCTTTCAGCACGCAACGCGGCAGCTCGACAATCCCCTGCGCTTGCGCATGATTCGTCGCGACATCGCGCGCTTGAAGACGGTTTTGCAAGAATACCGCACGGGCCGGCGCGCCCCGCGCGAGGCCACCCGATAACCGTAGAGACCAGTGACGAGCCAGTTTATGGAAAACACCGCGACTGCTGCAACCTCCCGAAATCAGCGCAAGACCAAGATCGGCAAGGTGATCAGCAACAAGATGAACAAGAGCATTGTCGTCAGCGTCGAACGTCTGGTGCGGCATCCGCTCTACAAAAAGTATTTCAAGCAGACTTCCAAGTTCATGGCGCATGATGAGGGTAATAGCGCCGGCGTCGGCGATACCGTCTTGATCATGGAGACGCGCCCGCTGAGCAAACAGAAACGATGGCGGCTGGTCGAGGTTCTGGAAAAGGCCAAGTAAGGGCGCGGTGCCGTAAACAGTCAACGCACTTTCTGCCAGGAACAAGAAACGAACGGATATTCCGCCAGTTGCTAGTATTCCTGAATAGCATCGACGGGAGTGGGATTATGGTACAAGAATACACGCGACTCAACGTCGCCGACAATACCGGAGCCAAGAAAGTCATGTGCATCCGGGTGATGGGCGGCAGCAAGCGCCGGTACGGTTCGGTGGGCGATATCATTGTGGTCGCCGTCAAATCGGCGGCGCCCGGCGGCTCGATCAAGAAGGGTGACATCAGCCATGCCGTCATCGTGCGCACCAAGCGCGAAGTTCGCCGCAAGGACGGCTCGTACATCCGCTTTGACGAAAATGCAGCGGTCTTGATCAACGAAGAAAAAGAGCCCAAGGGCACGCGCATCTTCGGGCCGGTGGCGCGCGAGCTGCGCGACAAACAGTACATGAAGATCATTTCGCTGGCGCCGGAAGTGTTGTGAGTGCCGGTGCGCGGCAAGAGGAAGGTTCGCATGAGAATTCGCAAGAATGACATCGTGGTGGTGATCAGCGGCGATCACCGGGGCCGGCAGGGCAAGGTGCTGAAGGTTTACCCCGAGAAGAATCGCGTGATCGTGGAGGGGGTCAATCTGATCAAGCGGCACACCCGGCCCAGCCAGCGCAACCAGCAGGGCGGGATCATCGAAAAGGAAGCCCCGCTGCACGTGTCGAACGTGATGTTGATCGACCCGAAGCTCGGGGTTCCGACGCGAATCGGCATTCAGACCATCAACAACTCCAGCAAGACTTCCCGGAATCGGGTTCGCGTTGCCAAGAAGAGTGGTGAGATCATTGTCGAAGCGAAGGTGAAGTAATGGCAGAGAAGTCCAAAACCAGCGCGCCCGCGAAAGGCAAAGCCAAAGCCAAAGGCGAAGGCGCTGCCAAGGCCGCTGCGGCCGAGAGCAAGGGCGGCAAGCAACCGCAGGAGAAGCTGCCGTCCGATTATGTCCCCGGGTTGCTGCAGACGTACCGCAAGGAAATCGTGCCGGCCCTGCAAAAGCGGTTCAACTATGCCAATCCGATGCAGGTGCCGCGGCTCGCGAAGATCACCATCAACATGGGCGTGGGTGACGCCGTTGACGACCAGAAATATCTTGATGCGGCGGTGAGCGACATGGAGATCATCACCGGGCAGAAGCCGATCGTGACGCGCGCCAAGAAGTCGATCTCGAACTTCAAGCTGCGCCAGAACATGGCGATCGGCTGCATGGTGACCCTGCGGCGCTGGCGCATGTACGAGTTTCTGGAGCGCTTCATTTCGATCGCCGTGCCGCGCATTCGTGATTTCCGCGGTCTGCCGGAAAAGGCCTTTGACGGCTTCGGCAACTACTCCATCGGCGTGAAGGAGCAGATCATTTTCCCGGAAATCAACTACGACAAAGTCACCAAAATTCGCGGCATGAACATCACGTTTGTGACGACCGCCAAGTCCGACGAGGAAGCCTATGAGCTGCTGTCGGGTTTTGGCATGCCCTTCCGACGCAAGTAGCACAACTTATTGTTAGGGATTGAAC encodes the following:
- the rplP gene encoding 50S ribosomal protein L16; the protein is MLMPKRVKFRKQQRGRMKGTAQRGNHIAFGEFALKAVEPAWITARQLEASRVAMTRHLKRGGKVWIRVFPDKPVTEKPAETRMGKGKGTPEYWVAVIKPGRILFEIGGVAKDVAQEAMRLAAHKLPIKTRFVSASEFGE
- the rpmC gene encoding 50S ribosomal protein L29, which gives rise to MKRYELKELTPADLERRLKDLMEEYQNFRFQHATRQLDNPLRLRMIRRDIARLKTVLQEYRTGRRAPREATR
- the rpsQ gene encoding 30S ribosomal protein S17 translates to MENTATAATSRNQRKTKIGKVISNKMNKSIVVSVERLVRHPLYKKYFKQTSKFMAHDEGNSAGVGDTVLIMETRPLSKQKRWRLVEVLEKAK
- the rplN gene encoding 50S ribosomal protein L14, whose translation is MVQEYTRLNVADNTGAKKVMCIRVMGGSKRRYGSVGDIIVVAVKSAAPGGSIKKGDISHAVIVRTKREVRRKDGSYIRFDENAAVLINEEKEPKGTRIFGPVARELRDKQYMKIISLAPEVL
- the rplX gene encoding 50S ribosomal protein L24; protein product: MRIRKNDIVVVISGDHRGRQGKVLKVYPEKNRVIVEGVNLIKRHTRPSQRNQQGGIIEKEAPLHVSNVMLIDPKLGVPTRIGIQTINNSSKTSRNRVRVAKKSGEIIVEAKVK
- the rplE gene encoding 50S ribosomal protein L5 → MAEKSKTSAPAKGKAKAKGEGAAKAAAAESKGGKQPQEKLPSDYVPGLLQTYRKEIVPALQKRFNYANPMQVPRLAKITINMGVGDAVDDQKYLDAAVSDMEIITGQKPIVTRAKKSISNFKLRQNMAIGCMVTLRRWRMYEFLERFISIAVPRIRDFRGLPEKAFDGFGNYSIGVKEQIIFPEINYDKVTKIRGMNITFVTTAKSDEEAYELLSGFGMPFRRK